A genomic stretch from Pempheris klunzingeri isolate RE-2024b chromosome 23, fPemKlu1.hap1, whole genome shotgun sequence includes:
- the LOC139222732 gene encoding E3 ubiquitin-protein ligase TRIM62, translating into MAEKETLSVGDGQATAAASAQASVVAPSPGTHGALQDGLHFTPLDSTSNRDVQPFPRSPKLQRKIASAAQPSQEQLSRRVEELQAERSKTEAHIQSLKKRKADLSRSTEVMKQQVRERYESIRRALEQDEQAALDSLELDLRRTRTRLDQVLKSWKQHKDRVAKSIDGTQRALSQSAAAEEEGKGPPENVSPMKPDASEQEIRLNDERFDRLLKSLSSISKHLRAQLQRKTLLLDSSPVVIDRQTCHSQITVSPDGQAMSFSESARSAPEHPLQFDKVCCALGRAPVTAAQSYWEVDVHCCSSWAVGVAYASLGRKGRDKGSKLGRNRNSWCVELRSGQLSAWHNDRHIACQAVGPTPLGKVGVWVNFDKGQLMFYDAGTMAVLQRFSAAVTPVFDRAHHQFTEPLYPAIRFLRPPDNQPWPNHVELCHLSTP; encoded by the exons ATGGCAGAAAAGGAGACTTTATCTGTCGGCGATGGACAGGCGACGGCAGCCGCATCAGCACAGGCCAGCGTTGTGGCGCCCTCTCCAGGCACGCACGGCGCGCTGCAGGACGGGCTGCACTTCACCCCGCTGGACTCCACCAGCAACAGGGACGTCCAGCCTTTCCCACGTTCTCCAAAACTACAGAGGAAGATAGCCAGCGCTGCGCAGCCCTCTCAG GAGCAGCTATCCAGACgtgtggaggagctgcaggcagagagaTCCAAGACTGAGGCTCACATCCAGTCTCTGAAGAAACGCAAGGCCGACCTCTCT AGGAGCACAGAGGTGATGAAGCAGCAGGTCCGAGAGCGCTACGAGAGCATACGGCGCGCCCTCGAGCAGGACGAGCAGGCCGCGCTGGACTCTCTGGAGCTGGACCTCAGACGGACCAGGACCAGGCTGGACCAGGTCCTGAAGAGCTGGAAACAGCACAAGGACCGGGTGGCTAAGAGCATCGACGGCACCCAGAGAGCGCTGAGCCAGAGCGCCGccgcagaggaggaggggaag GGTCCGCCTGAGAACGTGAG TCCTATGAAGCCAGACGCCTCCGAGCAGGAAATCCGACTGAATGACGAAAGATTTGACAGGCTCCTAAAATCCTTATCCTCCATCTCCAAACACCTGAGAgctcagctgcagaggaagactCTACTCTTAG ACTCCTCCCCCGTGGTGATTGACAGGCAGACTTGTCACAGCCAGATCACAGTGAGCCCAGACGGGCAGGCCATGTCCTTCTCAGAGTCTGCCCGCTCAGCTCCGGAGCATCCCCTCCAGTTCGACAAGGTGTGCTGTGCTCTGGGCCGCGCCCCCGTCACGGCTGCTCAGAGTTACTGGGAGGTCGACgtccactgctgctcctcctgggCCGTGGGCGTGGCCTACGCCAGCCTGGGCAGGAAGGGCAGGGACAAGGGCTCCAAGCTGGGCCGAAACAGGAACTCGTGGTGCGTGGAGCTTCGTAGCGGCCAGCTGTCTGCTTGGCACAACGACCGGCACATCGCCTGTCAGGCCGTCGGGCCGACGCCGCTGGGAAAGGTCGGAGTGTGGGTGAATTTCGACAAGGGCCAGCTGATGTTCTATGATGCAGGCACAATGGCGGTCCTGCAGAGGTTCTCAGCAGCCGTGACGCCCGTGTTCGACAGGGCTCATCACCAGTTCACTGAGCCGCTGTACCCTGCCATACGCTTCCTGAGGCCACCAGACAACCAGCCCTGGCCAAACCATGTGGAGCTCTGTCACCTCAGCACCCCGTAA
- the zcchc4 gene encoding rRNA N6-adenosine-methyltransferase ZCCHC4 — protein MDMTEANEDSLGIDVILTDDGKTAPRCPHGPTLLFEKVCRGSATGRRFYACSACRDRKDCNFFQWEDEKVSEARLLAREAVNQSKRPQFTQKEYCDRFRKFVSLQLGEKRFCQDCQILLLPHEHEAHSSHRCTAVTAAQLRRPSVLLRPLDNKKSNAQYLFTDRSSHFLLDTLAGLGYRKVLCVGTPRLHELIKLRSLEQQHEPMKSLLLDIDFRYAQFYSQDEFCHYNMFNHHFFNGEASSAVLQAFLTEGAGEKVVMVADPPFGGLVKPLAKSFSLLSQTWKKLQSSDSCSTDMPIIWIFPYFFEPRILECLPSFAMLDYQVDYDNHPLYKHGKTGRKQSPVRLFTNIPPKDIVLPKEEGYRFCSACQRFVWSLNKHCAKCNVCPSKDGREWKHCSACEKCVKPSWRHCQSCGHCALPDHRCGQGQGKEGCFSCGGLGHKRRACPLTATHRVNSQRFNAKRGGKNAPLHSLLKHKAKKKSGAARRAKKMASLSV, from the exons ATGGACATGACCGAGGCTAACGAGGACAGTTTGGGAATAGATGTTATTCTCACAGACGACGGAAAAACGGCGCCACGCTGTCCGCATG GTCCGACCTTGCTGTTTGAGAAAGTTTGCAGGGGCAGCGCCACAGGCAGGAGGTTCTATGCCTGCTCAGCGTGCAGGGACAGAAAAGACTGCAACTTTTTCCAGTGGGAAGATGAAAAG GTGTCGGAGGCCAGGCTTTTGGCCAGAGAAGCAGTGAACCAGTCCAAGAGACCCCAGTTCACCCAGAAGGAGTACTGTGACCG GTTCAGAAAGTTTGTCTCCCTCCAGCTGGGCGAGAAGAGGTTTTGCCAGGATTGTCagatcctgctgctgcctcacgAGCACGAGGCCCACTCCTCTCACAGATGCACCGCTGTCACGGCGGCCCAGCTGAGGAGGCCCAGTGTGCTGCTGCGTCCGTTGGACAACAAGAAGAGCAACGCCCAGTACCTGTTCACCGACCGCAGCTCCCACTTCCTGCTGGACACCCTGGCTGGGCTGGGGTACAGGAAGGTGCTGTGTGTGGGCACACCCAG GCTCCATGAGCTGATCAAGCTGCGAAGCCTGGAGCAGCAACATGAGCCGATGAAGAGTCTGTTGCTTGACATTGACTTCAg ATACGCTCAGTTCTACAGCCAGGACGAATTCTGTCACTACAACATGTTCAACCATCACTTCTTTAACGGCGAG GCCTCCAGTGCGGTGCTGCAGGCCTTCCTCACAGAGGGTGCCGGGGAGAAGGTGGTGATGGTGGCCGACCCTCCGTTCGGCGGTCTGGTGAAGCCTCTGGCCAAAAGTTTCTCCCTGCTGTCACAGACGTGGAAGAAGCTGCAGAGTTCTG ACAGCTGTAGCACTGACATGCCCATCATCTGGATCTTCCCATATTTCTTTGAGCCTCGCATCCTGGAGTGTCTCCCCTCATTCGCCATGCTGGACTACCAG GTGGACTATGACAACCATCCCCTGTATAAACACGGGAAGACGGGCAGGAAGCAGTCCCCTGTCCGACTCTTCACTAACATTCCCCCCAAAGACATTGTCCTGCCCAAAGAGGAGGGCTACAG GTTTTGCTCTGCGTGTCAGAGGTTCGTCTGGTCCCTCAACAAGCACTGTGCTAAATGCAACGTCTGCCCATCCAAG GACGGCCGCGAGTGGAAGCACTGCTCGGCATGTGAGAAATGTGTGAAACCAT CCTGGAGACACTGCCAGTCCTGTGGCCACTGTGCTCTCCCGGACCACCGCTGCGGGCAAGGCCAAGGAAAGGAGGGCTGCTTCAGCTGTGGAGGCCTGGGGCACAAACGCAGAGCCTGCCCTCTGACAGCCACACACAGGGTGAACAG TCAGCGGTTCAACGCCAAGAGAGGAGGCAAAAATGCACCCCTTCATTCCCTGCTGAAGCATAAAGCGAAGAAGAAGTCTGGAGCAGCTCGCAGAGCGAAGAAGATggcttctctgtctgtgtga